A window of Sphingorhabdus lacus contains these coding sequences:
- a CDS encoding TonB-dependent receptor, with amino-acid sequence MKSSHRIALVASVCSLAFATQAMAQSGQADADEASDNEEIIVTATLREASVQDIPVAVTAIAPATLERQGVVDVKLLSTISPSFSYQSTSTETSGSAIRIRGVGTTGNNPGLESSVGFFIDGVYQSRPGVAFGELVDVERLEVLRGPQGTLFGRNTSAGAISVITKKPSLTEFEGFANATYGNYDLFNLQAGVGGPISENVGFRVSGSWRQRDGVAKSATGATSNNKDRWLLRGQLYFEPSKDLSIRILADYSKIDEKCCDAVIIADTTLATQANATFHGLPNTGVSNIGPTAFRNLRTNGKQSFNGADNWGVSGELKYDFGGARLTYIGAYRDFDSFQTTEVDLTGLKILTQGAGGVSQTPGQPKMGDRIKTLTQELRLQGDGFDGKLDWLVGAFYGDEDLTSVATATLGADYQRAAAAFQIGTAAGPNPLFTLTAFGNGGVPVSATGAHAANQFTQSGKTISIFTHNVFSLTDKLSLTLGARYVDERKEAAFNQLQANNPACQASVNGVLTGSVPAAFRNTLVALNCGRAFPVNTTAPASVGGGLASNFLNQPREFAGVFKDDALTYTGQLAFKPNSDILLYASFSHGFKSGGFNLDQSSAVLVNSAAVLAGLAAGTPVAPQFADPRLRSEKVDAYELGLKAALGRLNVNIALFHMDMTDFQLLEFDGLRFRTFNVPSVKSTGAEIEVFGKLHDYVSINLAGTYADTRFPNDCAIGLSTAEFPTVSTLCGSSLPRSPKFTAAAGMTYDGPLGGSGWQLLTNVNIQYSDSYRSTVQPRDTNAARTPFPFGIQENFFKVNARVGFTTPDDRFTFEFWGLNLSNEVTQTLTGNVPLRGVPGNRARAAFFEEPRTYGLTVRTKF; translated from the coding sequence ATGAAATCAAGTCACCGGATCGCGTTGGTTGCATCGGTATGCAGTTTGGCCTTTGCAACGCAGGCAATGGCTCAATCGGGCCAAGCCGATGCCGACGAGGCGTCGGACAATGAAGAAATCATTGTCACGGCCACTCTGCGCGAAGCGAGTGTCCAAGACATTCCTGTCGCGGTTACAGCAATCGCTCCCGCTACGCTCGAGCGGCAGGGCGTGGTTGATGTCAAGTTGCTAAGCACGATCTCGCCCAGTTTCTCTTATCAGTCGACCTCTACCGAAACTTCGGGCAGCGCGATCCGCATTCGTGGTGTTGGCACGACCGGCAACAACCCGGGCCTTGAAAGCTCGGTCGGTTTCTTCATCGATGGCGTCTACCAGTCGAGACCCGGTGTCGCATTTGGCGAGTTGGTCGACGTCGAGCGTTTGGAAGTCCTTCGCGGTCCGCAAGGCACGCTGTTCGGCCGTAACACCTCGGCCGGTGCGATCAGCGTCATCACCAAGAAGCCTAGCCTGACCGAGTTCGAGGGCTTCGCCAACGCGACCTATGGGAACTACGACCTGTTCAATCTCCAGGCCGGTGTTGGCGGTCCCATTTCCGAAAACGTTGGATTTCGTGTTTCGGGTTCATGGCGGCAACGCGATGGCGTTGCGAAGAGTGCAACCGGCGCAACCAGCAACAACAAGGATCGATGGTTGTTGCGCGGTCAGCTTTACTTCGAGCCCAGCAAAGACCTGAGCATCCGGATCCTGGCAGACTATTCCAAGATCGATGAGAAATGCTGCGATGCCGTCATCATCGCCGATACCACTCTGGCAACTCAGGCTAACGCCACCTTTCATGGATTGCCGAATACCGGCGTTTCCAACATCGGCCCCACGGCGTTCCGCAATCTGCGAACCAATGGAAAGCAATCGTTCAACGGTGCCGACAATTGGGGTGTGTCGGGCGAACTGAAATATGATTTTGGAGGCGCGCGACTGACTTACATCGGCGCCTATCGCGATTTTGATTCATTCCAGACTACCGAAGTTGATCTGACCGGGCTCAAAATCCTGACCCAGGGAGCAGGGGGTGTTTCGCAAACACCTGGGCAACCCAAGATGGGTGACCGGATCAAGACCCTGACGCAAGAACTGCGGCTGCAAGGCGATGGTTTTGATGGTAAACTCGATTGGCTCGTCGGTGCATTTTACGGCGACGAAGATCTAACGAGCGTTGCCACGGCTACCCTTGGCGCAGATTACCAACGGGCGGCAGCGGCTTTCCAAATCGGCACTGCGGCAGGTCCAAACCCGCTGTTCACGCTTACCGCATTTGGAAATGGTGGAGTACCAGTGAGTGCAACTGGAGCACATGCAGCAAATCAGTTCACCCAAAGTGGTAAGACAATTTCGATTTTCACGCACAATGTGTTTAGCCTGACCGACAAGCTGAGCCTGACTCTCGGCGCGCGCTATGTTGACGAACGAAAGGAGGCTGCTTTCAACCAGTTGCAAGCAAACAACCCGGCCTGCCAAGCAAGCGTCAACGGAGTATTGACCGGTTCAGTGCCAGCGGCATTCCGCAATACTCTCGTCGCTCTGAACTGCGGACGGGCATTTCCCGTAAACACGACGGCTCCGGCATCTGTCGGCGGTGGACTGGCAAGCAACTTTCTGAATCAGCCGCGCGAGTTCGCTGGTGTCTTCAAGGATGATGCTCTGACATATACGGGGCAGCTCGCGTTCAAACCAAATTCGGACATCCTGCTCTACGCAAGCTTTAGCCATGGATTTAAGTCAGGCGGCTTCAACCTCGATCAAAGCTCGGCAGTGCTAGTCAATTCTGCAGCTGTTCTTGCGGGGTTGGCTGCAGGGACGCCGGTCGCTCCGCAGTTTGCTGATCCGCGCCTGCGTTCTGAGAAAGTAGATGCTTATGAGTTGGGGCTTAAGGCGGCCTTGGGCAGACTAAATGTTAACATCGCCTTGTTCCATATGGACATGACCGATTTCCAGTTGTTGGAATTCGATGGATTACGTTTCCGCACCTTCAATGTACCAAGCGTAAAGTCAACGGGAGCCGAAATCGAAGTATTCGGTAAACTACATGACTATGTGTCGATCAATTTGGCAGGCACCTATGCTGACACGCGTTTTCCAAATGATTGTGCAATAGGGCTTTCTACTGCCGAATTTCCGACAGTGTCGACCCTTTGCGGCTCTTCCCTTCCGCGCTCGCCCAAATTTACGGCTGCTGCGGGTATGACCTATGACGGTCCCTTAGGCGGCTCGGGTTGGCAACTACTGACAAACGTCAATATCCAATATTCGGACAGCTATCGCAGCACTGTACAACCCCGTGACACAAACGCCGCGCGTACGCCATTCCCGTTCGGAATTCAGGAGAATTTTTTCAAAGTAAATGCCCGCGTTGGTTTCACGACGCCTGACGACCGATTCACTTTTGAATTTTGGGGTCTCAATTTGAGTAATGAAGTTACACAGACTCTGACAGGAAATGTCCCTTTACGCGGTGTCCCAGGAAATCGCGCCAGGGCGGCCTTCTTTGAGGAACCACGAACCTATGGTTTAACCGTGCGAACGAAGTTCTGA
- a CDS encoding TonB-dependent receptor, whose amino-acid sequence MKSRQRIAMLASACSLALSAPSFAQQTAQSSSDSTTDGEEIIVTATLREASVQDIPVAVTAVSPVALERQGVADVKLLSTITPSFAVQSSQSETGGVGIRIRGVGTTGNNPGLETSVGIFIDGVYQSRPTVAFGELVDIERVEVLRGPQGTLFGRNTSAGAISIVTKKPSLTEFRGFANATYGNYDLFNLQGGVSGPIAENVGFGIAGSWRKRDGVIKSATGATSNDKDRWLLRGQLYFEPSDALSIRILGDYSKIDEKCCDGIILQETGLATQARAAINGLPNTGVTFSGPSALNNLRSNSFQFRNGADQWGISGELNYDFGGAKLTYIGGYRDFESFQTSETGLTSFRMFTQGLGGQAQTPGQPKMGDRIKTLTQELRLQGGALDGKLDWLLGAYYSDEDLSSVQTATLGPDFQRALAAFGIPSPFGAPPALPPNPAFVFTAFGNGGIPVTAAGANAANLFTQSGKSYSIFTHNVFNLTDKLSVTVGARYVDERKEGGFSQLQGSNAACAAAVRAVLTNALPNPALAPLALGNCFPIATPVNLSGPGGIGRASSFLPLVREYSAVFKDDALTYTAQLAYKPNADMLLYGSFSHGFKSGGINLDATAGGLLNSTAVLTTGAAPQFADPRIRSEKVDAYELGLKATFGRINANVALFHMDMTDYQVLEFDGVRFTTFNVPSVKSTGLEVEVFGKLADHFSMNLAGTFLNTRAPNDCAVGAPAAQLATISVFCGNKLNLSPSFSSVAGLTYDGPMGGSGWGLVANVNLQYSDSYRTSQRPVDTNGLPIATDIQENFVKVNARLGFTTPNERFTFEVWGLNLTNEITKRLTGNVPGRGVAGDRARAAFPEEPRTYGITVRTRF is encoded by the coding sequence ATGAAATCGAGACAGAGGATCGCAATGCTTGCTTCGGCATGCAGCTTGGCGCTTTCTGCACCGTCCTTTGCGCAGCAAACAGCCCAATCAAGTTCAGACAGTACGACAGATGGCGAAGAGATCATCGTGACTGCGACTCTGCGCGAGGCGAGCGTGCAGGACATTCCTGTCGCCGTCACTGCAGTTTCGCCGGTTGCTCTGGAGCGACAAGGTGTCGCGGACGTCAAACTCTTGAGCACGATCACGCCGAGCTTTGCCGTTCAATCGTCTCAGAGCGAAACTGGTGGCGTCGGGATACGGATTCGTGGTGTCGGTACCACCGGCAACAATCCGGGACTCGAAACTTCTGTAGGAATCTTTATCGACGGTGTCTATCAATCGCGGCCAACCGTCGCTTTTGGCGAACTCGTCGACATAGAGCGCGTGGAGGTGCTGCGCGGCCCGCAGGGCACGCTGTTCGGCCGCAACACTTCGGCTGGTGCGATCAGCATTGTCACGAAGAAACCCAGCCTTACCGAATTCAGGGGTTTCGCCAATGCGACCTATGGCAATTATGACCTTTTCAACCTGCAGGGCGGCGTCAGCGGTCCTATCGCGGAGAATGTCGGCTTTGGCATCGCGGGTTCGTGGCGTAAACGCGACGGCGTCATCAAAAGTGCTACCGGGGCAACCAGCAATGACAAGGATCGCTGGCTGCTGCGCGGTCAGCTCTACTTTGAGCCGAGTGATGCTTTGAGTATACGCATCCTCGGAGATTATTCCAAAATCGATGAAAAATGCTGTGATGGTATCATCCTTCAGGAAACCGGCCTAGCGACCCAGGCCCGCGCTGCGATCAATGGCCTGCCCAACACGGGCGTCACCTTTTCGGGCCCATCCGCTCTCAACAATCTGAGGTCGAACAGCTTCCAGTTCCGCAACGGTGCGGATCAATGGGGTATCTCGGGCGAGCTGAACTATGACTTCGGCGGCGCGAAGCTCACTTACATTGGCGGCTATCGCGATTTTGAGTCGTTCCAGACTTCGGAAACTGGCCTGACGAGCTTCAGGATGTTTACGCAGGGGCTTGGCGGACAAGCGCAAACCCCCGGGCAGCCCAAAATGGGCGACCGGATCAAGACCCTTACCCAAGAGCTCCGCCTGCAAGGCGGTGCTCTTGATGGCAAGCTCGACTGGCTGCTTGGCGCCTATTATAGTGATGAAGACCTCTCAAGCGTTCAGACTGCCACACTCGGCCCTGACTTCCAGCGCGCTCTTGCCGCTTTTGGTATCCCCTCGCCATTCGGTGCTCCCCCGGCCTTGCCGCCCAATCCGGCGTTCGTTTTCACGGCTTTCGGCAATGGCGGCATTCCGGTCACTGCGGCTGGTGCCAATGCGGCAAACCTGTTTACTCAGAGCGGGAAAAGCTACTCGATCTTTACCCACAATGTTTTCAATCTGACCGACAAGCTCAGCGTCACCGTCGGCGCTCGCTATGTCGATGAGCGCAAGGAAGGCGGTTTCAGCCAGCTTCAGGGCAGCAATGCGGCCTGTGCGGCTGCGGTTCGCGCGGTCCTGACCAATGCCCTGCCGAACCCTGCACTTGCCCCTCTTGCGCTAGGAAACTGCTTTCCAATTGCGACTCCCGTCAACCTGTCCGGCCCCGGAGGCATCGGCCGAGCTAGTTCCTTCCTGCCGCTTGTCCGCGAATATTCCGCAGTCTTCAAGGACGACGCGCTGACTTACACCGCGCAACTGGCCTACAAACCGAACGCCGATATGCTGCTCTACGGCAGTTTCAGCCATGGTTTCAAATCGGGCGGGATCAATCTCGATGCCACCGCAGGCGGACTGCTGAATTCGACGGCTGTGCTGACGACCGGCGCTGCGCCGCAATTTGCGGATCCGCGCATACGTTCTGAAAAGGTCGATGCCTATGAGCTGGGGCTTAAGGCGACCTTCGGACGAATCAATGCCAACGTCGCGTTGTTCCATATGGATATGACCGACTACCAGGTGCTAGAGTTCGATGGCGTTCGGTTCACGACATTTAACGTTCCGAGTGTGAAGTCGACAGGACTTGAGGTAGAAGTCTTCGGCAAACTGGCTGACCATTTTTCTATGAATCTGGCTGGCACCTTCCTTAATACGCGCGCTCCTAACGATTGTGCGGTCGGCGCGCCGGCCGCCCAGCTTGCAACCATTTCGGTCTTCTGTGGAAATAAGCTCAATCTCTCACCCAGCTTCTCGAGCGTCGCAGGACTCACCTATGATGGCCCGATGGGCGGGTCGGGCTGGGGCTTGGTTGCGAATGTGAACCTTCAGTACTCCGACAGTTATCGCACATCGCAGCGGCCGGTTGATACAAATGGCTTGCCGATCGCGACAGATATTCAGGAAAACTTTGTCAAGGTGAACGCGCGGCTCGGTTTCACGACGCCGAACGAACGATTCACCTTCGAAGTTTGGGGTCTCAACCTAACCAACGAAATCACAAAGCGGCTGACAGGAAACGTTCCTGGGCGCGGTGTGGCCGGGGATCGCGCCAGAGCCGCCTTTCCCGAAGAGCCTCGGACCTATGGCATAACCGTGCGAACCAGGTTCTGA
- a CDS encoding sulfatase-like hydrolase/transferase, with product MRVSRRGLISSAITLATLTAAGSASGRVRQRRKPNFVFILADDLGAFDLSCYGREDYRTPYIDSIARNGMRFDRGYASSSSCAPTRVGLISGRYQNRLLAGSGEGGGYTRGKIGYSGDLPSLPGMFKAAGYRTGLVGKWGIGELPDYGPRKSGYDEFFGLMGGGIDYWSHDFLDPLTPGPRHPDLYDNETPVKLDGYSTDLFSDRASDFIMRNAKQPFMLSLHYTAPHWPWQTRTERGSPRMTDMHYEGGSPAIYRDMVLAMDQGIGRVLDTLRKHRLDRDTVIIFTSDNGGERFSKMWPLRGGKGDLWEGGTRVPLIVSWPGRIEAGTVSRQIAISMDFLPTMAALAGISTDPSFPPDGIDLSPQLFGAPPIERTLFWMTPGDRLAALSYPWKFMRNGTLEYLYNLDEDPTEHANFKTRNPAVFADLKARTLAWSAQMQKPMPAVPRTLVDQAEGLETPRLPGK from the coding sequence ATGAGAGTTTCCAGACGCGGACTCATTTCTAGCGCCATTACGTTGGCTACACTGACGGCGGCAGGCTCTGCTTCCGGGCGGGTCAGGCAGCGGCGAAAACCGAACTTCGTTTTCATTCTGGCTGACGATCTAGGTGCATTTGACTTGTCATGTTACGGTCGCGAGGACTATCGAACCCCATATATCGACAGCATCGCCCGCAATGGGATGCGTTTCGATCGTGGCTATGCAAGTTCTAGTTCCTGCGCACCAACCCGGGTTGGACTAATTTCTGGTCGCTACCAGAACCGCCTCTTGGCAGGCTCGGGCGAAGGTGGCGGATATACTAGGGGGAAAATCGGATATTCCGGCGATCTCCCTTCGCTGCCCGGTATGTTTAAGGCAGCAGGCTATCGCACGGGGTTGGTCGGGAAATGGGGCATCGGCGAACTTCCGGACTATGGGCCTCGCAAGAGCGGTTATGACGAGTTCTTCGGGCTTATGGGCGGTGGGATCGACTATTGGTCGCACGATTTCCTCGACCCGCTGACGCCGGGTCCGCGGCACCCAGATCTTTATGATAACGAAACCCCGGTCAAACTGGATGGCTATTCGACGGACCTCTTTTCAGACCGGGCCTCTGATTTCATAATGCGCAACGCCAAGCAGCCTTTTATGCTGTCGCTGCACTACACCGCCCCGCATTGGCCCTGGCAGACACGAACCGAACGCGGGTCGCCGCGAATGACTGACATGCACTATGAAGGCGGCTCCCCCGCGATCTACCGCGACATGGTTTTGGCGATGGATCAGGGCATTGGCCGGGTGCTCGATACCCTGCGCAAGCACCGCCTTGATCGCGATACCGTGATCATCTTCACCAGCGACAATGGCGGCGAGCGATTCTCCAAGATGTGGCCGCTGCGGGGCGGAAAGGGCGATCTCTGGGAGGGCGGTACACGGGTTCCGCTGATCGTAAGCTGGCCAGGCCGGATTGAAGCTGGCACGGTTTCTCGTCAGATAGCGATCTCGATGGACTTTCTGCCGACAATGGCTGCGCTCGCCGGAATTTCGACCGATCCCTCTTTTCCACCCGATGGAATCGATCTTTCGCCGCAGCTCTTCGGCGCCCCTCCGATCGAGCGGACGCTGTTCTGGATGACGCCGGGCGACCGTCTGGCCGCATTATCCTATCCTTGGAAATTCATGCGCAACGGCACGCTCGAATATCTCTACAATCTCGACGAGGATCCGACCGAACATGCCAATTTCAAGACCAGGAACCCGGCCGTGTTCGCCGATCTGAAGGCGCGGACCCTTGCCTGGTCGGCACAAATGCAGAAGCCGATGCCCGCCGTGCCCAGAACCCTTGTCGATCAGGCCGAGGGACTCGAGACGCCCAGGCTTCCGGGCAAATAG
- a CDS encoding nuclear transport factor 2 family protein: MTEIEEIEARRRAAMVACDLTALDELIDDEALYVHTNGLLETKAEYLARVRDRTYRYQAVTQPEMAVRMLSENVAVVTGRIILQVVVPGGNIQSAEGRSIVLWARRDGGWKMQHYQGTRL; this comes from the coding sequence ATGACCGAAATCGAAGAAATCGAAGCTCGTCGCCGCGCCGCGATGGTTGCGTGTGATCTCACCGCGCTAGATGAGTTGATCGACGACGAGGCGCTCTATGTTCACACCAACGGGCTGCTCGAAACTAAGGCTGAATATCTAGCACGTGTCCGCGACAGGACCTATCGATATCAGGCAGTGACCCAGCCCGAAATGGCGGTGCGGATGCTTTCCGAGAACGTCGCCGTCGTGACTGGCCGTATCATCCTCCAAGTCGTTGTCCCAGGTGGGAACATTCAATCCGCCGAAGGACGCAGCATAGTCCTATGGGCGCGGCGCGACGGCGGTTGGAAAATGCAGCACTACCAAGGTACGCGTTTGTGA
- a CDS encoding crotonase/enoyl-CoA hydratase family protein: MTDLVLKEQIGPVLKVTLNAPERRNPISDIEMIDALAQAMIDADATPSVRAVILTGAGSAFSSGGDVKKMAPGQGLRDEAPVNTRTNYMRGIQRLPMLFEALEVPVVAAVNGPAIGAGCDLACMCDVRIASEKAVFAESFVKVGLVPGDGGAWLLPRIVGFSKACEMALTGEVLSAAQALACGLVSRVVGPDDLLSEAIDIANMIAGNPRHAVRMTKRLLRKAHGTTLADTLELSAAMQALAHTTPDHEEAVSAFTERRGPSFSD; encoded by the coding sequence ATGACTGATCTCGTTCTCAAGGAGCAAATTGGACCGGTCCTCAAGGTGACGCTCAACGCGCCCGAAAGGAGGAATCCCATTTCCGACATCGAAATGATCGACGCGCTGGCGCAAGCGATGATCGACGCCGACGCGACTCCCTCCGTGCGAGCCGTGATTTTGACCGGCGCCGGGTCGGCCTTTTCGTCGGGCGGCGACGTCAAGAAGATGGCACCGGGACAGGGATTGCGGGACGAGGCTCCCGTCAACACCCGAACGAACTATATGCGCGGCATCCAGCGGTTGCCGATGTTGTTTGAAGCGCTGGAGGTGCCCGTCGTCGCGGCAGTCAACGGCCCTGCTATTGGCGCAGGCTGCGATCTTGCGTGCATGTGCGATGTCCGGATTGCGTCGGAGAAGGCAGTCTTCGCTGAGAGTTTCGTAAAGGTTGGCCTCGTCCCTGGCGACGGTGGTGCATGGCTCCTGCCAAGGATCGTGGGCTTTTCAAAGGCATGTGAGATGGCGTTGACCGGCGAGGTTCTGAGCGCAGCTCAAGCGCTCGCTTGCGGCCTGGTGTCGAGGGTCGTCGGTCCCGACGACCTGCTTTCCGAGGCGATCGACATCGCCAATATGATCGCGGGCAACCCGAGGCACGCGGTCCGGATGACAAAACGCCTGCTGCGCAAGGCCCATGGCACGACGCTAGCCGACACGCTCGAACTATCAGCCGCGATGCAGGCCCTGGCGCACACGACGCCTGATCATGAGGAGGCTGTGTCGGCCTTTACTGAGCGTCGCGGTCCAAGTTTTTCGGACTAG
- a CDS encoding FAD-dependent monooxygenase, which yields MTQVLIVGAGPTGLVLGIELLRRGVEIRLVEKGSAAFEGSRGKGVQPRTLEIFDLIGVAEDMVASSRLYPRFKLHAGPLGLPLFSIGSRHQATVDRPFPNMLMIPQWRTNEILLTRFTELGGRVEYDSALVGIAQSPEGVTAELATGETIKADYIVGCDGGRSTLRSLLGVEMFGTSLDSKTMVVADLEIEDLDREFWHVWPLNRTGPALLCPLPVSNLFQLASSSRIAEAGLEAGVRRTTGQRVTRVAWQSEYRHQTRMVDRYRVGRAFLSGDAAHIHPPSGAQGLNTSVQDAWNLGWKLAASIRTGDDGLLDTYQKERLPIAAAMLKLTGALHVNASLKRGDLTNHLSLGYPDSPLNVGEADDGLAPGDRIADRLLPDGSRLFDHLRHTGATQLVRRNSPHILIRPDAYVAEIGRREVASYFGEAVRKVEID from the coding sequence GTGACCCAGGTCCTGATCGTGGGCGCAGGCCCGACCGGCCTCGTGCTGGGGATCGAACTGCTGCGGCGCGGCGTTGAGATCAGGCTGGTCGAAAAAGGCAGTGCTGCTTTCGAGGGATCGCGCGGCAAAGGGGTTCAGCCGCGCACGCTCGAGATCTTCGACCTCATTGGCGTTGCCGAAGACATGGTGGCCTCGAGCAGGCTGTATCCCCGCTTCAAGCTCCATGCTGGTCCGCTTGGCCTGCCGCTGTTCTCGATTGGCAGCCGCCACCAGGCAACAGTCGACCGTCCCTTTCCCAACATGCTCATGATCCCGCAATGGCGGACCAACGAGATCCTGCTCACCCGATTCACCGAACTTGGTGGCCGGGTCGAGTATGATTCCGCCCTCGTCGGCATTGCCCAGTCTCCCGAGGGGGTGACCGCCGAGCTTGCCACCGGCGAGACCATCAAGGCCGACTACATCGTGGGCTGTGATGGTGGGCGCAGCACCTTGCGAAGTCTTCTGGGGGTTGAGATGTTCGGCACCTCGCTCGACAGCAAGACCATGGTTGTCGCCGACCTCGAGATCGAAGACCTAGATCGCGAGTTCTGGCATGTCTGGCCGCTCAACCGCACTGGACCGGCCTTGCTGTGTCCGCTGCCGGTGAGCAACCTGTTCCAGCTGGCATCGTCCAGCAGGATCGCCGAGGCCGGGCTGGAAGCCGGCGTGCGACGTACCACAGGCCAGCGCGTGACCCGTGTCGCCTGGCAATCCGAATACCGTCACCAGACACGCATGGTCGATCGGTACCGCGTCGGCAGGGCGTTTCTCTCCGGCGATGCCGCCCATATCCATCCGCCTTCGGGCGCGCAGGGGTTGAACACCAGTGTGCAGGATGCCTGGAATCTCGGCTGGAAGCTGGCCGCATCGATCCGGACCGGCGATGACGGTCTGCTTGACACCTACCAGAAGGAGCGGCTGCCGATTGCGGCGGCCATGCTCAAGCTCACCGGCGCGCTCCATGTCAACGCCTCGCTCAAGCGTGGCGATCTGACCAATCATCTCTCGCTTGGCTACCCCGACAGTCCGTTGAATGTCGGCGAAGCGGATGATGGGCTTGCCCCTGGCGACCGGATCGCCGACCGCTTGCTGCCCGATGGTTCGCGGCTGTTCGATCATTTGCGCCACACCGGCGCGACCCAGCTTGTCCGCCGGAACTCTCCCCACATCCTCATCCGACCCGATGCCTATGTGGCCGAAATCGGGCGACGCGAAGTGGCCAGCTATTTTGGCGAAGCGGTTCGCAAGGTAGAAATCGACTGA
- a CDS encoding glutathione S-transferase family protein — MVMLHDSDVLTKEVLDWRGLHLFHFQGSSCSQKVRIFLRLKGIDWTSHHISLAKGEHVTPWYMGINPRGLVPALVHDGKVIVESNDILEYLEEAFPEPVLIPADRKEEMHRLLREEDNLHLDIRALTMRFVVPSFLAKKPESEIRKYEGLGSGSVQGAVDPDKAREAEFWREMIRNNGVSDERARLAFDRFRCVLEQFDGRLEGQYFLLGNQLTLLDIAWYIYVRRLCEASYPLHHLHPRMGEWFDALDARKDLSGEVRWPRGVGLITKLLHAVQRLRGTDLVQVVGLDRASDYRSRMGNLPGATQ; from the coding sequence ATGGTAATGCTGCACGACAGTGATGTGCTGACCAAGGAAGTGCTGGACTGGCGAGGGTTGCACTTGTTTCACTTCCAGGGTTCGTCCTGCTCGCAGAAGGTCCGGATTTTCCTGCGCCTTAAGGGCATTGACTGGACCTCGCACCACATCAGCCTTGCCAAAGGGGAGCATGTCACGCCTTGGTACATGGGGATCAACCCAAGGGGCCTTGTGCCGGCGTTGGTGCATGATGGCAAGGTGATCGTGGAGAGCAACGATATCCTCGAATACCTGGAAGAAGCATTTCCCGAGCCAGTGCTGATTCCAGCAGATCGCAAGGAAGAGATGCACCGCTTGCTGCGCGAGGAGGACAATCTACACCTGGACATCAGGGCCCTGACGATGCGGTTCGTCGTGCCGTCGTTCCTCGCGAAAAAGCCCGAAAGTGAGATCCGCAAGTATGAAGGTCTGGGCTCTGGCAGTGTCCAAGGCGCGGTCGATCCGGACAAGGCGCGCGAAGCCGAATTCTGGCGCGAGATGATCAGGAACAACGGGGTAAGCGACGAGCGCGCTCGGCTGGCATTCGATCGGTTTCGGTGCGTGCTCGAACAGTTTGACGGTCGACTCGAAGGCCAGTATTTCCTACTCGGCAACCAGCTGACGCTGCTCGACATAGCCTGGTACATCTACGTCAGGCGCTTGTGCGAGGCATCCTATCCTCTGCATCACCTGCATCCACGTATGGGCGAATGGTTCGATGCGCTCGATGCTCGGAAGGATCTGAGTGGAGAAGTGCGCTGGCCGCGTGGAGTCGGTTTGATCACGAAGCTGTTGCACGCGGTGCAACGGCTACGTGGCACCGACCTTGTACAGGTGGTAGGGCTGGACCGTGCGTCTGATTACCGGTCGCGAATGGGAAATCTGCCAGGAGCTACGCAGTGA
- a CDS encoding thioesterase family protein has translation MSLPNARPRLVPNVYFFRDGEKFVPTDLARSPWHGDKWIAGGPTSCLLASCAEDSDLNERFAIARFQLDIFGKVPNLPLSRSIKVLRDGAQTKLHCISLLANGEVVAQAHVLRVRRLTTPDFAMPSNYPKPEDMPSGKVPELAQMGGSVTFRRVSGDPGVPGRAVWWMTMTDGEVISGETPSNFVKACLFADFGHGFGNALRPTEWAMPNLDITVQFMRMPVGDWFLLDAETHTAGNGHGTAHTLFADEKGVYARGLQTVFIAPR, from the coding sequence GTGTCATTACCCAACGCAAGGCCACGCCTTGTCCCAAACGTTTATTTTTTTCGAGATGGAGAGAAATTCGTTCCAACCGATTTGGCGCGTAGTCCTTGGCATGGCGACAAATGGATTGCCGGAGGCCCGACAAGCTGTCTGCTGGCATCCTGCGCGGAAGATTCCGATCTCAACGAAAGGTTCGCAATCGCGCGATTCCAACTTGATATCTTTGGGAAGGTTCCCAATTTGCCGCTGTCCCGCTCGATCAAGGTCTTGCGTGACGGGGCGCAAACCAAACTTCACTGCATCAGCCTGCTGGCTAATGGCGAGGTCGTAGCACAAGCTCATGTTTTGCGCGTCCGCCGTCTGACGACTCCTGATTTTGCTATGCCTTCAAACTATCCCAAGCCGGAGGACATGCCATCGGGGAAAGTACCGGAGCTTGCGCAAATGGGCGGTTCGGTTACCTTTCGGCGCGTCAGCGGCGATCCGGGTGTGCCCGGGCGGGCTGTGTGGTGGATGACCATGACCGACGGCGAAGTGATTTCTGGGGAAACGCCGTCGAACTTTGTAAAAGCGTGTTTGTTCGCCGATTTCGGCCATGGCTTTGGTAATGCGCTGCGCCCGACGGAATGGGCCATGCCCAATCTCGATATCACAGTTCAGTTCATGAGGATGCCGGTCGGCGATTGGTTCCTGCTTGACGCCGAAACCCACACGGCGGGCAACGGCCACGGGACCGCACATACGCTGTTTGCTGATGAAAAGGGGGTTTACGCAAGGGGTTTGCAAACTGTTTTCATCGCTCCGAGGTAA